From Deltaproteobacteria bacterium, one genomic window encodes:
- a CDS encoding FAD-dependent oxidoreductase — protein sequence MSRDILIVGAGIAGIQAALDLADMGLKVHLVEKLPSIGGKMAQLDKTFPTNDCAI from the coding sequence GTGAGTCGCGACATACTCATCGTCGGAGCGGGTATTGCCGGCATCCAGGCGGCGTTGGACCTCGCGGACATGGGTCTTAAGGTGCACCTGGTGGAGAAACTCCCGAGTATCGGGGGAAAGATGGCTCAACTCGACAAAACCTTCCCCACCAACGACTGCGCCATCTGA